The Humulus lupulus chromosome 3, drHumLupu1.1, whole genome shotgun sequence genome window below encodes:
- the LOC133823499 gene encoding uncharacterized protein LOC133823499 — protein sequence MQTSSGMETPAINTEHKPEKIEDGKGVTLFHCDLYDTELIHKIAQAFLPGIATACVDNTSGDIFRTPASVAAEFRKEMVDYITQRSENFVAETFILEGGPGVEVSDHPYDIISDFVDDFSSLKRNLFSRVSGWLLSEKREDKIDDFVQEMEINGFWLTDKREAIAQALLKNVDFKNKYHCNMKFDSAEELAEHVGSCGYRSMNCENEGCNAMFSTRHREKHDSSCPFKIISCEQKCSEHIMRRDMDRHCITVCPMRLVSCPFYSVGCQSPITHRMLEQHCSNNLHSHLLYVLRSIHKETSEEDLEQRINEVEKELSSGQLAKARELRSLTTIVKNLESKLRPFKPNKENKDKEETVETPNLLDESEKVES from the exons ATGCAG ACATCTTCAGGCATGGAAACTCCTGCAATTAACACTGAACATAAACCCGAAAAGATTGAAGATGGAAAAGGAGTTACCTTATTCCATTGTGATCTCTACGATACAGAACTAATCCACAAGATAGCTCAAGCTTTCCTCCCTGGAATAGCTACAGCCTGTGTTGACAACACATCAGGAGATATCTTTCGGACCCCAGCCTCAGTAGCTGCTGAATTCAGAAAGGAAATGGTTGACTACATTACTCAGAGAAGTGAAAATTTTGTTGCAGAAACTTTTATCTTAGAAGGTGGTCCAGGAGTAGAAGTTTCTGATCACCCTTATGACATAATTTCTGACTTTGTTGATGACTTTTCTAGCCTGAAGAGAAACTTATTCAGTCGAGTTTCTGGATGGCTGCTAAGTGAAAAGAGAGAAGACAAGATCGATGATTTTGTCCAAGAGATGGAGATTAATGGATTTTGGTTGACTGATAAAAGGGAAGCCATAGCTCAAGCTTTGCTTAAGAATGTTGATTTCAAGAATAAGTATCACTGCAACATGAAATTTGATTCTGCAGAAGAGCTCGCTGAGCATGTTGGGAGCTGCGGTTACCGATCAATGAATTGCGAAAATGAGGGATGTAATGCCATGTTTTCTACAAGGCATAGGGAGAAGCATGATTCTAGTTGCCCTTTTAAGATAATTTCGTGTGAACAAAAATGCTCCGAGCATATCATGAGACGCGATATGGACAGACATTGTATCACTGTCTGTCCTATGAGGCTTGTGAGTTGCCCTTTCTATTCAGTGGGTTGTCAATCCCCTATAACTCATCGTATGCTTGAACAACATTGTTCAAACAATCTCCATTCTCACTTACTTTATGTTCTTCGAAGTATTCATAAGGAAACTTCTGAAGAAGATCTGGAACAACGAATAAACGAAGTTGAGAAG GAATTATCATCTGGTCAATTGGCGAAAGCAAGAGAACTGAGATCCTTAACCACTATAGTTAAGAATCTTGAATCAAAGCTACGGCCATTCAAACCGAACAAAGAAAACAAGGATAAGGAAGAGACAGTAGAAACCCCAAATTTGTTGGATGAATCAGAGAAAGTTGAAAGTTAA
- the LOC133823500 gene encoding mediator of RNA polymerase II transcription subunit 7a-like isoform X2, with protein sequence MATATYPPPPPYYRLYKDFLQDPKSAPAPPPPAVGTYVCYGSTYTTDDVLPSLEEQGVRQLYPKGPNIDFKKELRSLSRDLLLHILELADVLVSRPSQYARRVEDISLIFKNLHHLLNSLRPHQARATLIHILELQIQCRKQAVEDIK encoded by the exons ATGGCGACAGCTACCTACCCGCCACCACCGCCATATTACCGTCTCTATAAAGATTTTCTTCAAGACCCCAAATCTGCTCCGGCGCCTCCTCCGCCAGCAGTAGGAACTTACGTCTGTTATGGGAGCACCTACACC ACTGATGACGTGCTTCCAAGTTTGGAAGAGCAGGGTGTGCGGCAGTTATACCCAAAAGGACCAAATATTG ATTTTAAGAAGGAATTGAGGTCACTTAGCAGAGATTTGCTGCTCCACATTTTGGAACTCGCCGATGTTCTTGTGTCTCGACCATCACAATATGCAAGGAGAGTTGAGGATatatctcttatattcaaaaacTTGCATCATCTCCTCAATTCATTACGGCCTCACCAG GCTAGAGCAACACTCATTCACATTCTAGAACTTCAGATACAATGTCGTAAACAAGCTGTGGAGGATATTAAATG a
- the LOC133823500 gene encoding mediator of RNA polymerase II transcription subunit 7a-like isoform X1: MATATYPPPPPYYRLYKDFLQDPKSAPAPPPPAVGTYVCYGSTYTTDDVLPSLEEQGVRQLYPKGPNIDFKKELRSLSRDLLLHILELADVLVSRPSQYARRVEDISLIFKNLHHLLNSLRPHQARATLIHILELQIQCRKQAVEDIKWRREEAQKLLKDSLGAFEAH; encoded by the exons ATGGCGACAGCTACCTACCCGCCACCACCGCCATATTACCGTCTCTATAAAGATTTTCTTCAAGACCCCAAATCTGCTCCGGCGCCTCCTCCGCCAGCAGTAGGAACTTACGTCTGTTATGGGAGCACCTACACC ACTGATGACGTGCTTCCAAGTTTGGAAGAGCAGGGTGTGCGGCAGTTATACCCAAAAGGACCAAATATTG ATTTTAAGAAGGAATTGAGGTCACTTAGCAGAGATTTGCTGCTCCACATTTTGGAACTCGCCGATGTTCTTGTGTCTCGACCATCACAATATGCAAGGAGAGTTGAGGATatatctcttatattcaaaaacTTGCATCATCTCCTCAATTCATTACGGCCTCACCAG GCTAGAGCAACACTCATTCACATTCTAGAACTTCAGATACAATGTCGTAAACAAGCTGTGGAGGATATTAAATG GAGGAGAGAAGAAGCACAGAAACTTCTCAAGGATTCCCTTGGAGCATTCGAAGCACACTAA